One region of Caldivirga sp. genomic DNA includes:
- a CDS encoding DMT family transporter — MSRLSSGIIYSVALALVWGVAYPLTRMAEAYASPMVIAVIRVIAASALMYPLVRRLVLNLRMLITAVLNMGLFLVLINVSILYSPNPGLAALMIYTQPLFVALFERLILKHGLSFGRVIGLILGFTGVALASTSSVFLSLGVIVGLVAGLLWGLGTILYAMWFRDIDPLVTNASSSVLSIPVTALALPIDPALSLTLRGILLVLLVVADAQILGFILWFKAVSSERPSTVSSILLLTPILALYFSALILKSRLTTPELMGTAVTMIGLLLVIKSA, encoded by the coding sequence ATGAGTAGGTTAAGCAGTGGTATAATCTACTCCGTTGCTTTAGCCTTAGTATGGGGGGTGGCTTACCCACTTACTAGGATGGCGGAGGCTTACGCGTCGCCAATGGTTATAGCCGTGATTAGGGTTATTGCCGCATCAGCATTAATGTATCCGTTGGTGAGGAGACTGGTGTTGAACCTGAGGATGCTTATAACTGCGGTGTTGAACATGGGTCTCTTCCTAGTTTTAATAAATGTGTCAATACTATACTCCCCAAACCCGGGTTTAGCCGCATTAATGATATATACTCAGCCACTCTTCGTAGCTCTCTTTGAGAGATTAATACTTAAGCATGGTTTAAGCTTTGGGAGGGTAATCGGCTTGATACTGGGCTTTACGGGTGTCGCATTGGCTTCCACCAGTTCAGTGTTCCTAAGCTTAGGGGTTATTGTGGGTTTAGTGGCTGGTTTACTGTGGGGTCTTGGAACCATACTATATGCAATGTGGTTCAGGGACATTGATCCGCTTGTAACTAATGCATCATCATCAGTCTTATCAATACCAGTAACAGCCCTGGCCTTACCCATTGACCCAGCATTGTCACTAACACTCAGGGGCATACTGCTGGTGCTACTGGTTGTCGCTGATGCTCAGATACTGGGCTTCATACTCTGGTTTAAGGCGGTTAGTAGCGAGAGACCTAGCACTGTATCATCAATACTATTACTAACCCCAATCTTAGCCCTCTACTTCAGCGCATTAATACTTAAGTCACGGTTAACAACCCCTGAATTAATGGGTACTGCAGTGACTATGATTGGCCTACTCCTTGTTATTAAATCAGCTTAG
- a CDS encoding ABC transporter ATP-binding protein: MKYAVEVENLTVYYFGASKPALRNISLKIKEGEFILLVGRTGSGKSTLLNVINGVIPNVIEARVRGKVSVFDRDPRKTPVHEMATLVGTVYQVPESQIFSLIVDDDVAFGLENRAVEPSEIKIRVEDALKLTGLWNKRRHPTFLLSGGEKQRLAIAGMLALRPRLLILDEPTSMLDSLGAEEIFTLVRKLNDDGLTVVMSEHRVERVIGYVDRIVALSNGSLVVDDEAHKALAKISELGIEEPQVATLYRMFNRGNPQYYPTTINEFIEMGGLKQLEQVLNHVNHNTVHQGNAIAEASDLWFTYPGNQNPTLRGINVKFPEGAIISVIGPNGSGKSTLMYLMVGIYSPTRGNLRIMGLEPYRLKGKERVRLVGYVFQDPDQMIFSTSVKGELEFTLKNSGVRGRELEARVMNIARELNIIDLLNRDPHKLSVGQRRLVTVASVLVAEPRVLILDEPTRGLDHETGEQLMRYIEEVKGKTGSTVIMVTHNMRQVGDYSSRVYVMYDGKIVYDGSPEDVFCRAREHPEWGISPPQVFEVTRRLNKPVANLRGVVTNAASTPVV; encoded by the coding sequence ATGAAATATGCCGTCGAGGTTGAGAACCTCACGGTATACTACTTTGGAGCAAGTAAACCAGCCTTAAGGAATATTTCACTTAAAATTAAGGAGGGGGAATTCATCCTTCTTGTTGGGAGAACAGGTTCAGGTAAGTCAACTCTTCTAAACGTCATAAATGGAGTCATACCAAACGTAATAGAGGCTAGGGTTAGGGGTAAGGTAAGCGTATTTGATAGGGATCCAAGGAAGACGCCTGTACATGAAATGGCGACCCTAGTTGGTACAGTATACCAAGTTCCGGAGAGTCAAATATTCTCACTGATAGTTGATGATGATGTAGCCTTTGGTTTAGAGAATAGGGCAGTGGAGCCTAGTGAAATTAAGATTAGGGTTGAGGATGCCCTTAAGTTAACTGGGTTATGGAATAAGAGGAGGCATCCAACCTTCCTACTCAGTGGTGGGGAGAAGCAGAGGTTAGCCATAGCCGGTATGCTTGCCTTGAGACCTAGGTTACTGATCCTTGATGAACCAACTTCAATGCTTGATTCCCTTGGGGCTGAGGAAATATTCACATTAGTGAGGAAGCTCAATGATGATGGGTTAACTGTGGTAATGAGTGAGCATAGGGTTGAGAGGGTTATAGGTTATGTGGATAGAATAGTGGCGTTGAGTAATGGATCCCTTGTGGTTGATGATGAGGCTCATAAGGCATTAGCTAAAATAAGTGAACTCGGCATTGAGGAACCCCAGGTTGCGACACTGTATAGGATGTTTAATAGAGGGAATCCGCAGTACTACCCAACCACGATTAATGAGTTTATTGAAATGGGTGGCCTTAAGCAGCTTGAGCAAGTGCTTAATCATGTTAATCATAATACTGTGCACCAGGGTAATGCAATAGCTGAGGCCAGTGACCTATGGTTCACGTATCCAGGTAATCAGAACCCAACTTTAAGAGGCATTAATGTTAAGTTCCCCGAGGGGGCTATTATTAGTGTTATTGGACCTAATGGTAGTGGTAAGTCAACCTTAATGTACCTCATGGTGGGTATATATAGCCCCACGCGCGGTAACTTAAGGATAATGGGCCTTGAACCCTATAGGCTTAAGGGTAAGGAACGCGTTAGGCTAGTTGGCTACGTTTTCCAGGACCCTGACCAAATGATTTTCTCAACAAGCGTTAAGGGTGAATTAGAGTTCACACTTAAGAATTCTGGCGTTAGGGGGAGGGAGCTTGAGGCTAGGGTAATGAATATAGCTAGGGAGTTAAACATCATTGACTTACTTAATAGGGATCCCCACAAATTATCAGTAGGCCAGAGGAGACTAGTCACAGTTGCCTCAGTACTGGTGGCTGAGCCGAGGGTACTTATACTTGATGAACCAACAAGGGGGCTTGATCATGAGACCGGAGAACAGTTAATGAGGTATATTGAGGAGGTTAAGGGTAAGACTGGCTCAACAGTCATCATGGTTACCCACAACATGAGGCAGGTTGGGGACTATAGTAGTAGGGTTTACGTGATGTATGATGGTAAGATAGTGTATGATGGGTCACCTGAGGACGTATTCTGCAGGGCTAGGGAACACCCTGAGTGGGGTATTTCCCCACCACAGGTCTTTGAGGTTACGAGGAGGTTGAATAAGCCTGTAGCTAATTTAAGGGGTGTGGTTACCAATGCAGCCTCAACTCCTGTTGTATAA
- a CDS encoding alpha-L-fucosidase produces MVNFPVSLPPGPFEADWESLRGFRIPGWFRYAKFGIFIHWGVYSVPAFGNEWYPRNMYIQGSREFKYHLEHYGPHDRFGYKDFIPMFTAEKWDPNEWCSLFKRAGAKYVVPVAEHHDGFSMWDSSINRWNAKRMGPHRDVIGELADACRDLGLIFGVSYHRAEHWWFFEGGRRFNSDVNDPAYKDLYGPAVPIKETREPGKLWPQPVEPPNEEFLNDWLLRAIELVDKYRPQLFYFDWWIEHPAFEPYLRFFTAYYYNRASEWGMEVAVNYKHNAMPPWAGVFDVERGKLSGIRQLPWQTDTSVCLNTWGYTNDCQYRTPESIVLDLVDIVSKNGNLLLNVAPRSDGTIPEEQVKILSSVGEWLSTNGEALYGAEPWLTYGEGPTRQPTGEFKEAEWLKVKYTGRDFRFTSRGNALYAVALEWPGEEAVVQSLSSNLRLYEGDIKNVELLGYGKLEFTRDERGLVAKMPREFKRQPAYVLKIM; encoded by the coding sequence ATGGTTAATTTCCCCGTTAGTTTACCTCCTGGCCCCTTTGAGGCTGATTGGGAGTCTCTTAGGGGTTTTAGAATCCCTGGTTGGTTTAGGTACGCTAAGTTCGGTATATTCATTCATTGGGGTGTTTACTCCGTCCCAGCCTTTGGTAATGAGTGGTATCCTAGGAACATGTATATTCAGGGGTCAAGGGAGTTTAAGTACCACCTTGAGCATTATGGGCCTCATGATAGGTTCGGTTACAAGGACTTCATACCCATGTTTACGGCTGAGAAGTGGGATCCTAATGAGTGGTGTAGCTTATTCAAGAGGGCTGGGGCTAAGTATGTTGTGCCAGTGGCTGAGCATCATGATGGTTTCTCAATGTGGGATAGTTCAATAAATAGGTGGAATGCTAAGAGAATGGGGCCACATAGGGATGTTATTGGTGAATTGGCTGATGCCTGCAGGGATTTAGGCTTAATATTCGGTGTATCGTACCATAGGGCTGAGCACTGGTGGTTCTTTGAGGGTGGTAGGAGATTCAACTCAGATGTAAATGACCCAGCCTACAAGGATCTATATGGGCCAGCGGTACCGATTAAGGAAACCCGTGAGCCGGGTAAACTATGGCCACAGCCCGTTGAGCCACCTAATGAGGAGTTCCTGAACGATTGGCTGCTTAGGGCTATTGAACTCGTTGATAAGTATAGGCCTCAGTTATTCTACTTCGACTGGTGGATTGAGCACCCTGCCTTTGAGCCTTACTTAAGGTTCTTCACGGCATACTACTACAATAGGGCCTCTGAATGGGGTATGGAGGTTGCGGTGAATTATAAGCATAATGCAATGCCTCCATGGGCTGGTGTGTTTGACGTTGAGAGGGGTAAGTTAAGTGGCATTAGGCAGTTACCATGGCAGACAGACACATCAGTATGCCTAAACACGTGGGGTTACACTAATGATTGCCAGTACAGGACCCCTGAATCAATAGTACTTGATCTAGTGGATATAGTTAGTAAGAACGGTAACCTACTCCTGAACGTTGCACCTAGGAGTGATGGAACAATACCTGAGGAGCAGGTTAAGATACTTAGTAGTGTTGGTGAGTGGTTGAGCACTAATGGTGAGGCATTATATGGGGCTGAGCCGTGGTTAACCTATGGTGAAGGACCCACTAGGCAACCCACTGGTGAGTTTAAGGAGGCTGAGTGGCTTAAGGTTAAGTACACTGGTAGGGACTTTAGGTTTACCAGTAGGGGTAATGCACTATACGCAGTAGCCTTAGAATGGCCTGGCGAGGAGGCTGTGGTTCAGTCACTGAGCAGTAATCTAAGGCTTTATGAGGGGGACATTAAGAACGTTGAACTGCTTGGTTACGGTAAACTGGAGTTCACTAGGGATGAAAGGGGCCTTGTGGCTAAGATGCCTAGGGAATTTAAGAGGCAACCAGCATACGTATTGAAGATAATGTAA
- a CDS encoding inositol monophosphatase family protein — translation MGNVNVQSLLMDIVKNVSPIIVEKSKDPSYKRIMKSGKGDVTRGIDWVAEGAIIDRIKAEGLRALVITEERGVVKVNDGEPDYLFIVDPIDGSLNFVLDVPFYSISIATAKFKNNLTLSDVEAGIIHHVNTGVTYYAEKGKGAFINGEPASFDSSVLDKPVASIYIEPTVEQRVLTGLAELYRRLNGFKIRSLGAASLEITMAALGKLLFFLDVRNRLRLYDIAAAYVMAKELNSIILAMDGYNIDDVPINEQPRVSLLVTRSREVAELLKQFLQH, via the coding sequence GTGGGTAACGTAAATGTTCAATCATTGCTAATGGATATTGTGAAGAACGTATCTCCAATAATAGTTGAGAAGTCTAAGGATCCATCATACAAGAGGATAATGAAGTCCGGGAAAGGGGATGTAACTAGGGGTATTGATTGGGTTGCTGAGGGTGCAATAATTGATAGAATTAAGGCTGAGGGGTTGAGGGCTTTAGTTATTACTGAGGAGAGGGGTGTCGTTAAGGTTAATGATGGTGAGCCCGATTACTTATTCATAGTTGATCCAATCGATGGTTCACTTAACTTCGTCCTAGATGTACCATTCTACTCCATATCAATAGCCACGGCTAAGTTCAAGAATAACCTAACTCTGTCAGATGTTGAAGCCGGGATTATTCACCACGTCAACACTGGCGTGACCTACTACGCTGAGAAGGGTAAGGGAGCCTTCATAAATGGTGAACCAGCATCCTTTGACTCAAGCGTCCTAGATAAGCCGGTAGCCTCAATATACATTGAACCAACTGTTGAACAGAGGGTTTTAACAGGTTTAGCTGAATTATATAGGAGACTTAATGGTTTCAAGATAAGGAGCCTTGGTGCAGCCAGCCTGGAAATAACAATGGCGGCCTTAGGGAAACTACTCTTCTTCCTTGACGTTAGGAATAGGCTTAGGCTCTATGATATAGCCGCAGCCTACGTTATGGCTAAGGAACTTAACTCAATAATATTAGCCATGGATGGTTACAACATCGATGATGTGCCAATCAATGAGCAACCCAGGGTCAGCCTACTGGTTACTAGGAGTAGGGAGGTTGCTGAACTACTTAAGCAATTCCTTCAGCATTAA
- the udp gene encoding uridine phosphorylase, translating into MATRPTVNGRIYHLMLKSNETAPYALLPGDPSRVDLIASMWDEVKLKVENREFRTYVGVYRGVPVMATSTGIGGPSASIAIEELATLGVSTLIRVGTTGSLWVNVKVGDLVIARGAVRFDGASGNYAPPGYPAVPHPDVLNALITAAEALGVRYHVGLTATTDSFYIGQGRPGLGGYLPSWLRGIINELKAVKVMNFDMETATLLTIANVYGLRAGSVMAVVANRESDEFNPEAGVMDACRVANEAIRVINEWDRQYPNEEVKSAAVLKRAYGQR; encoded by the coding sequence ATGGCTACCAGACCCACCGTTAACGGTAGGATCTACCACCTAATGCTTAAATCCAATGAGACTGCGCCGTATGCCCTACTCCCTGGTGACCCAAGTAGGGTTGATTTAATAGCCTCAATGTGGGATGAAGTTAAGCTTAAGGTTGAGAACAGGGAGTTCAGGACATACGTAGGCGTCTATAGGGGGGTACCGGTGATGGCAACCTCAACAGGTATAGGTGGACCCTCAGCCTCAATAGCCATTGAGGAATTGGCTACGCTGGGGGTTAGTACGTTAATTAGGGTGGGTACCACTGGTTCACTATGGGTTAACGTGAAGGTTGGTGACTTAGTCATAGCAAGGGGTGCGGTTAGGTTTGATGGGGCAAGCGGCAACTATGCGCCACCAGGTTATCCAGCAGTTCCTCACCCAGACGTCTTAAATGCCCTAATCACGGCTGCTGAGGCGTTGGGCGTAAGGTACCATGTTGGTTTAACAGCAACTACAGACAGCTTCTACATTGGCCAGGGTAGGCCAGGTCTTGGTGGTTACTTGCCCAGTTGGCTTAGGGGCATTATTAATGAGCTTAAGGCCGTTAAAGTAATGAACTTCGACATGGAGACGGCAACATTATTAACAATAGCTAACGTTTATGGTTTAAGGGCTGGTTCAGTAATGGCCGTGGTGGCTAATAGGGAGAGCGATGAGTTTAACCCTGAGGCGGGGGTAATGGATGCTTGCCGTGTCGCTAATGAGGCTATTAGGGTGATTAATGAATGGGATAGACAGTACCCCAATGAGGAGGTTAAGTCAGCTGCCGTGCTTAAGAGGGCTTATGGCCAACGTTAA
- a CDS encoding S-methyl-5-thioribose-1-phosphate isomerase — MRLDINEIKRIYKPKVKPIEWKDNRLVILDQSKVPFETSYVELHTPLDVAEAIRSMKVRGAPAIGITAAYGMLLGLLSSMSKVSDLNSALRVLEDAKRVMDAARPTAVNLTWATSRMLNKAKLSIDNGSVKSVRELVDSLKAEADAVFNEEYDAEIAIGIYGMEKLNNGDSVMTQCNAGGLATGTGLGTALAPVKLAKLMGMEVSMFVPETRPWLQGARLTVYELVMEGIDTTLITDTAVGLVMFKGMVNHVMVGADRILKDGHVFNKVGTFKEAVIAHELGIPFYALAPSSSFDLTSSVGDVKIEERDPNEVRLIRGVPITLSDVKVYNPVFDVTPPRYVTAIITEKGIIYPPFDKNVNRVINGGGGYG, encoded by the coding sequence ATGAGGCTTGATATTAACGAAATTAAGAGGATTTATAAACCTAAGGTTAAACCTATTGAATGGAAAGATAATAGGTTAGTAATACTGGACCAGTCCAAGGTACCCTTTGAAACAAGTTACGTTGAACTCCACACACCATTAGATGTGGCTGAGGCGATAAGGTCCATGAAGGTTAGGGGGGCACCTGCAATAGGGATAACGGCAGCCTATGGTATGCTGCTCGGCTTGTTAAGCAGCATGAGTAAGGTAAGTGACCTTAACAGTGCCTTAAGGGTTCTTGAGGATGCTAAGAGGGTTATGGATGCTGCAAGGCCAACTGCAGTTAACTTAACCTGGGCTACAAGCAGGATGCTTAATAAGGCTAAGTTAAGTATAGATAATGGTAGTGTTAAAAGCGTTAGGGAATTAGTGGATTCACTTAAGGCTGAGGCTGACGCAGTCTTTAATGAGGAGTATGATGCAGAGATAGCTATCGGCATCTATGGCATGGAGAAGCTTAACAATGGTGACTCAGTGATGACTCAATGTAATGCTGGTGGCTTAGCAACGGGCACTGGCTTAGGAACTGCATTAGCGCCCGTTAAGTTGGCTAAACTAATGGGCATGGAGGTTTCAATGTTTGTGCCTGAAACTAGGCCATGGCTACAGGGAGCTAGGTTAACAGTGTATGAATTGGTAATGGAGGGTATTGACACTACGTTGATTACGGATACTGCCGTTGGGTTGGTGATGTTTAAGGGCATGGTTAACCACGTCATGGTTGGGGCAGATAGGATTTTAAAGGACGGGCACGTGTTTAATAAGGTGGGTACGTTTAAGGAGGCTGTGATAGCCCACGAATTAGGAATACCCTTCTACGCCCTTGCCCCATCCTCAAGCTTCGACTTAACCAGTAGCGTAGGTGACGTTAAGATTGAGGAGAGGGATCCTAATGAGGTTAGGTTAATTAGGGGGGTTCCAATAACCCTAAGTGACGTTAAGGTGTATAACCCTGTCTTCGACGTAACGCCCCCCAGGTATGTTACGGCAATAATAACGGAGAAGGGGATAATATACCCACCCTTCGATAAGAACGTGAATAGGGTTATAAACGGGGGTGGTGGATACGGATAG
- the sixA gene encoding phosphohistidine phosphatase SixA codes for MDSIYLVQHGKAFDEKVDPERSLTPDGVNETTLIASYLARLGVSVDLIIHSGKKRALQTAEILAKHLGVESVNAVEGLNPNDDPSLIASRLSELGGRVMIVGHLPHLSKLASLLITGNPNNQLIKFRYSGVVRLGLTNGQWVIEWYITPELIK; via the coding sequence GTGGATTCAATTTACCTAGTTCAGCATGGTAAGGCTTTCGATGAAAAGGTTGATCCTGAGAGAAGCTTAACACCAGATGGGGTTAATGAAACCACCCTCATTGCATCTTACTTAGCTAGATTAGGCGTTTCAGTTGATTTAATAATCCATAGTGGAAAGAAGAGGGCCCTTCAAACGGCTGAAATATTGGCCAAGCATCTTGGTGTTGAATCAGTGAACGCTGTTGAGGGTTTGAATCCTAATGATGATCCAAGTTTAATTGCCAGTAGGTTAAGTGAACTAGGTGGTAGGGTAATGATTGTGGGTCACTTACCTCACCTATCTAAATTAGCCTCACTGCTTATTACCGGTAACCCGAATAATCAATTAATTAAATTTAGGTACTCAGGCGTAGTTAGGTTAGGTTTAACTAATGGTCAATGGGTCATTGAATGGTACATAACGCCTGAGTTAATTAAATAG
- a CDS encoding energy-coupling factor transporter transmembrane protein EcfT gives MQPQLLLYNPAVNWTISLLYLLYGPVIVIYLIFKLIGFQGYMSLFRYVEGGSILYRLDPRVKILLSIVVTVVAAVTIWWVSAIIFMGVMVLYKLLTNVKDKLKVAVPLVLSAFIGTAWTESIFAPYNYLFALFHHVTFIYVFPQVFSGLGLTEGNQSATVIYLGHINNPVGITWEGVIYGLQISFRSVAALASGLLLIFSASPADILRSLEKSGLPIELGFTLLLAVSSVPKVLENSMTVINAVKARGVDIRPRSRNPIEALIELGYSLRIVVMILVTIIILTLKDARQIAIAADIRGFRALRRRTYYKDIRMSRVDYVALAIILLILAIGLYISGLPGMGAIPYNP, from the coding sequence ATGCAGCCTCAACTCCTGTTGTATAATCCAGCCGTAAACTGGACAATATCACTGCTTTACCTACTCTATGGCCCAGTAATAGTGATATACCTAATTTTCAAGCTAATAGGCTTCCAGGGCTACATGTCATTATTCAGGTATGTTGAAGGGGGTTCAATACTGTATAGGCTTGATCCCAGGGTTAAGATACTTCTATCAATAGTAGTTACCGTGGTGGCTGCCGTAACGATATGGTGGGTATCAGCCATAATCTTCATGGGCGTTATGGTGCTTTACAAGCTATTAACCAATGTTAAGGATAAGCTTAAGGTGGCTGTGCCACTTGTATTATCAGCATTCATAGGTACTGCTTGGACTGAGTCAATATTCGCCCCATATAACTACTTATTCGCATTATTCCACCACGTAACCTTCATATATGTCTTCCCCCAGGTCTTCTCAGGTCTTGGATTAACCGAAGGTAACCAAAGCGCCACTGTAATATACCTGGGTCACATTAATAACCCAGTGGGCATAACCTGGGAGGGGGTAATCTATGGACTTCAAATATCCTTCAGGTCTGTAGCAGCATTAGCGTCAGGCCTACTGCTCATATTCAGCGCCTCACCGGCTGATATACTTAGATCCCTTGAGAAGTCAGGTCTACCCATAGAACTCGGCTTCACGCTGCTACTTGCTGTTTCATCTGTTCCTAAGGTCCTTGAGAACTCAATGACGGTTATAAACGCAGTTAAGGCTAGGGGTGTTGATATTAGGCCAAGGAGTAGGAACCCAATTGAGGCACTTATTGAGTTGGGTTATTCACTGAGGATTGTCGTAATGATCCTAGTCACCATAATAATACTAACCCTTAAGGATGCTAGACAAATAGCGATAGCAGCCGACATAAGGGGCTTTAGAGCCCTTAGGAGGAGAACCTACTATAAGGATATTAGAATGAGTAGGGTAGACTACGTAGCCCTAGCGATAATACTACTAATACTGGCTATTGGACTATACATATCTGGTTTACCTGGAATGGGAGCCATCCCCTACAACCCTTAG
- a CDS encoding RsmB/NOP family class I SAM-dependent RNA methyltransferase, protein MPKHNTEGGVKFIEVAKGIELDQEVYKHLLQYMDDGELGSYFESVRKPPRRYYVRVNTLKVSTDELLGRLKERGITAYRDEILEEAVWFPTEGPSRIGTSRKYVIADKYASESVYLGSNLYGPGVLYMPGDVHAGDEVNVISPNGDIVALGVAKVNASDFKRGFRGIVVETTESVYRLPKLRDLDEWQFGLFYEQSLPAQWVGRLIDPKPGEVIIDLCSAPGGKATHVAQLSGNRAIIIAVDRSWSKVKQVEGNAARLGVRLVTYIEDSRFLHVNHPELINNADKVLIDPPCSDAGVRPKLYYRLTMADLINLVSYQRQFIKVAYSLLKPNGSLVYSTCTLPPMENEDNVKWASELGFRLEHINAPAGQKAFDGASRRFHPHIQDTPGFFIAKLTKPS, encoded by the coding sequence ATGCCTAAACATAATACTGAGGGAGGTGTTAAATTCATTGAGGTAGCTAAGGGTATTGAACTAGACCAGGAGGTTTACAAACATTTACTGCAGTACATGGATGATGGTGAATTAGGCTCCTATTTTGAAAGCGTTAGGAAACCACCAAGAAGATACTACGTCAGGGTTAACACACTAAAGGTGAGTACTGATGAATTACTGGGAAGGCTTAAGGAACGTGGGATAACAGCTTACAGGGATGAAATCCTTGAGGAGGCTGTGTGGTTTCCAACAGAGGGGCCTAGTAGGATTGGGACCAGTAGGAAGTATGTGATTGCTGATAAGTACGCCTCAGAGAGCGTCTACCTAGGCTCCAACCTGTATGGCCCAGGTGTACTCTACATGCCTGGTGACGTTCATGCTGGTGATGAAGTTAATGTAATCTCCCCAAATGGTGACATAGTTGCCTTAGGCGTTGCAAAGGTTAATGCATCAGACTTCAAGAGGGGCTTCAGGGGTATTGTTGTTGAGACCACTGAGTCAGTGTATAGGCTACCTAAGTTAAGGGACCTTGATGAGTGGCAGTTCGGTTTATTCTATGAACAGTCACTGCCAGCTCAGTGGGTAGGTAGGTTAATTGACCCTAAACCTGGTGAGGTCATTATTGACTTATGTTCAGCACCAGGTGGTAAGGCAACCCACGTAGCTCAGTTATCTGGGAATAGGGCAATTATTATTGCGGTTGATAGGAGCTGGAGTAAGGTTAAGCAAGTTGAGGGTAATGCAGCTAGGTTGGGGGTTAGGTTAGTAACCTACATTGAGGATAGCAGGTTCCTTCACGTTAATCACCCTGAGCTCATCAATAATGCTGATAAGGTTCTCATTGATCCACCCTGCAGCGACGCTGGGGTTAGGCCTAAGCTATACTATAGGCTAACAATGGCTGACTTAATTAACCTAGTGTCCTACCAGAGGCAGTTCATTAAGGTGGCCTATAGTCTACTTAAGCCTAATGGTTCACTAGTATACTCTACCTGCACACTGCCGCCGATGGAGAATGAGGATAACGTTAAGTGGGCTAGTGAGTTAGGCTTCAGGCTAGAGCACATTAATGCGCCTGCTGGTCAAAAGGCGTTCGATGGTGCTTCAAGGAGGTTCCACCCGCATATACAGGATACGCCAGGTTTCTTCATAGCTAAGTTAACTAAACCATCTTAA
- a CDS encoding DUF973 family protein, translating to MHKGISKIRIGYALDLVAYIIVTSLVAVIIGFIPAILTNTTAALPSLLLGVTSEFSWLLLGLVIMLVIIIIMGIVAMVFKVMGFLTLAKVNETRYGAVSVGLAAIILAYILGVLLLVLVIYTLMHNPQLMLKMAPPLIMLTVTIIVLAIVGNAVLSVILWRLSDDYRSSTLLVGGVLIILTVVNTVLGFLGTIAVVMGLSEVMNRVSSIVEEEG from the coding sequence ATGCATAAGGGTATTAGCAAAATAAGGATTGGGTATGCACTTGACTTAGTAGCATACATTATAGTCACTAGCCTAGTTGCCGTAATTATTGGCTTCATCCCTGCAATACTCACGAATACTACGGCTGCATTACCCTCATTACTCCTAGGCGTAACTAGTGAGTTCTCATGGCTACTACTTGGCTTAGTAATAATGCTAGTGATCATTATTATAATGGGGATTGTGGCCATGGTATTTAAGGTAATGGGCTTCCTAACCTTAGCTAAGGTTAATGAGACCCGATATGGTGCCGTCAGTGTTGGATTAGCAGCCATAATTCTAGCTTATATTCTAGGAGTATTACTCTTAGTACTGGTGATTTATACTCTAATGCATAATCCTCAACTTATGCTTAAAATGGCGCCTCCACTCATAATGTTAACCGTAACCATTATCGTATTAGCCATTGTTGGTAATGCAGTATTATCGGTGATCCTGTGGAGACTTAGTGATGATTACCGTTCATCAACATTGTTAGTTGGGGGAGTATTAATCATTTTAACGGTAGTCAATACAGTACTGGGTTTCTTAGGTACAATTGCAGTGGTGATGGGGCTTAGTGAGGTAATGAATAGGGTTAGTTCAATAGTTGAGGAGGAGGGTTAG